One window from the genome of Maridesulfovibrio zosterae DSM 11974 encodes:
- a CDS encoding substrate-binding periplasmic protein translates to MKTMNANRKYQIYSLLAFSMFFYLLFPNVLYAKKLDMAYIEYPPYFYTNSTSGKADGFLIKLTSRILNRAGIDFRYEKVPVKRILKQMKSGRYMGSVGWFKTKEREEFVQYSLPIFKNKPTVAVILKKNINKLHDLTNLKEIMKIPDLKVAIIDGHFKGKYIDQVTSLYPDKTFYISGKKKQLLPMIAAERFDIFFIAPEISSSLIESCGYDVNDFMLIPLEDVPAGNSRYLIFSNTVSKQVVNKINRAIEEILNEAD, encoded by the coding sequence ATGAAAACCATGAATGCTAATAGAAAATATCAAATATATTCATTATTAGCGTTCTCTATGTTTTTTTATTTATTATTTCCCAACGTCTTATATGCAAAAAAACTTGATATGGCATACATTGAATATCCACCATACTTCTATACAAACAGTACCAGTGGAAAAGCTGACGGATTTCTTATCAAGTTGACTAGCAGAATTTTAAACAGAGCAGGTATTGATTTCAGATACGAAAAAGTTCCAGTAAAGCGTATTCTGAAACAAATGAAATCAGGCAGATATATGGGCTCGGTCGGTTGGTTTAAGACAAAAGAAAGAGAAGAATTCGTTCAATATTCATTGCCCATATTTAAAAACAAACCGACTGTAGCGGTAATACTGAAAAAAAATATAAATAAATTACATGATCTAACTAACTTAAAAGAGATTATGAAAATTCCTGATTTGAAAGTAGCTATAATTGATGGGCACTTTAAAGGGAAATACATAGACCAAGTAACTAGCCTTTACCCTGATAAAACATTTTATATTTCCGGGAAAAAAAAGCAACTGCTCCCCATGATTGCAGCAGAAAGATTTGATATTTTTTTTATTGCCCCTGAAATATCCTCTTCGCTCATAGAAAGTTGTGGGTACGATGTAAATGACTTTATGCTAATTCCGTTAGAAGACGTACCAGCAGGAAACTCAAGATATTTAATATTTTCAAATACAGTCAGCAAACAAGTTGTAAATAAAATAAATAGAGCTATAGAAGAAATTTTGAACGAAGCAGATTGA
- a CDS encoding DNA polymerase III subunit delta', with amino-acid sequence MFTGIKETASRQNLVLPRFARLAEQPPQCLLIEGGSTQDRLDMARYWACVLNCENGDVPCGSCQSCLQIADNAFNDFLLIDREENDSGTLKQDISVESIRELLPVWGQPPHGRGTRVTVVVEAQHLNGNSANALLKTLEEPRPGNVFVLTAPQRERLLETLVSRSWVMTLAWPTDARNTPEVEEWVRGMVEFWRSGQGWFSRTSAKGALDRELGLKVVAGCQRELKNALIDPRSTRSADALSGLFDPKGLRRLDLVLSKAQESLNYNVNPALVLDWVCTAAMPKKRR; translated from the coding sequence ATGTTTACAGGTATCAAAGAGACTGCATCGCGGCAGAATCTGGTTCTGCCCCGTTTTGCCAGACTGGCAGAGCAGCCTCCGCAGTGCCTGTTGATCGAAGGCGGCAGCACTCAGGACAGGCTTGATATGGCCCGTTACTGGGCTTGCGTTCTAAATTGTGAGAACGGTGATGTCCCTTGCGGGAGCTGTCAGTCATGCCTGCAGATTGCAGACAATGCCTTTAATGATTTCCTCCTGATCGACCGTGAAGAAAATGATAGCGGTACACTTAAGCAGGATATCTCTGTAGAATCTATTCGCGAACTTCTCCCGGTCTGGGGCCAGCCGCCCCATGGCCGGGGGACACGCGTTACCGTTGTTGTAGAAGCGCAGCATCTTAACGGTAATTCAGCAAATGCACTCCTGAAAACACTGGAAGAACCGCGCCCGGGTAATGTTTTTGTCCTTACAGCGCCGCAGCGTGAGCGATTGCTGGAGACTCTTGTCTCCCGTAGCTGGGTTATGACTCTTGCCTGGCCTACTGATGCCCGTAATACGCCTGAAGTAGAAGAGTGGGTACGAGGTATGGTTGAATTCTGGCGGTCCGGTCAAGGCTGGTTTTCCCGCACATCAGCAAAAGGAGCTCTGGACAGGGAACTTGGTTTGAAGGTGGTTGCAGGATGTCAGCGTGAACTTAAAAATGCACTTATAGATCCTAGATCAACCCGCTCTGCAGATGCTCTTTCAGGTCTTTTTGATCCTAAAGGTTTACGCCGTCTTGATCTGGTTCTTAGCAAGGCTCAGGAATCATTAAATTACAACGTAAATCCTGCTCTTGTTCTTGACTGGGTATGCACTGCTGCTATGCCTAAGAAACGTCGTTGA
- a CDS encoding adenylosuccinate synthase codes for MSNTVIVGTQWGDEGKGKIVDMLAEKAGAIVRFQGGNNAGHTLVVDGEQCILHLIPSGILHPGKKCLIGNGVVLDPEVFLKEIDGLAAKGVDVSPERMMISKKAQIIMPYHKQLDNCRESMKSAESKIGTTGRGIGPCYEDKMSRVGIRASDLADPELLRSKIEVGLQEKNVLFEKLFNAEPLDAEKVYQDMLPIAERVKPYLGDVSSVIQDENKNGRSVLFEGAQGVHLDIDHGTYPFVTSSNVVSGNAAAGAGCGPRHLERITGICKAYTTRVGSGPFPTELQDEIGDTLQSNGHEFGATTGRKRRCGWLDMVVLRETARLCDLTDFALTKLDVLSGLKEIKICVSYKYRGETVEYPPQEQNSMAEVTPVYESMPGWDEDITTARNYEDLPEAARNYISRIEELSGVKVAIVSVGPDRAQTIVR; via the coding sequence ATGTCGAATACCGTAATTGTAGGAACCCAGTGGGGGGACGAAGGTAAAGGTAAAATCGTTGATATGCTTGCTGAAAAAGCAGGAGCGATTGTACGCTTTCAGGGCGGTAACAATGCAGGGCATACCCTTGTTGTTGATGGTGAACAGTGTATACTGCACCTTATCCCGTCTGGAATCCTCCATCCCGGTAAAAAATGTCTTATCGGCAACGGAGTCGTACTTGATCCTGAAGTTTTCCTGAAGGAAATTGACGGTCTTGCAGCCAAAGGCGTTGACGTTTCTCCCGAGCGTATGATGATCAGTAAAAAAGCTCAGATCATTATGCCTTACCACAAACAATTGGACAACTGCCGCGAATCAATGAAGTCCGCTGAAAGCAAAATCGGTACTACAGGACGCGGAATCGGCCCCTGCTACGAGGATAAAATGAGTCGTGTGGGTATCCGTGCTTCAGACTTAGCTGATCCTGAGCTGCTGCGCAGCAAGATTGAAGTAGGTTTGCAGGAAAAAAATGTCCTTTTTGAAAAACTTTTTAATGCAGAGCCTCTTGACGCTGAGAAAGTGTATCAGGACATGCTGCCCATCGCTGAAAGAGTAAAACCTTACCTCGGCGATGTTTCCAGCGTAATTCAGGATGAAAACAAGAACGGCAGGTCAGTTCTTTTTGAGGGCGCACAGGGTGTGCATCTTGATATCGACCATGGAACCTATCCGTTTGTAACTTCTTCTAACGTTGTTTCAGGTAATGCTGCTGCAGGCGCAGGATGCGGACCCCGTCATCTTGAACGTATCACCGGTATCTGTAAGGCATACACCACCCGCGTCGGTTCCGGACCTTTTCCAACCGAACTGCAGGACGAGATTGGTGATACTTTGCAGAGTAACGGTCATGAATTCGGTGCAACTACAGGCCGTAAACGCCGTTGTGGCTGGCTGGATATGGTTGTTCTGCGTGAAACAGCAAGACTTTGTGATCTCACTGATTTTGCGCTTACCAAGCTGGATGTCCTTTCCGGACTCAAAGAAATCAAAATCTGTGTTTCGTACAAGTATCGCGGCGAAACAGTTGAGTATCCTCCACAGGAACAGAATTCCATGGCTGAAGTAACTCCGGTTTACGAATCCATGCCCGGCTGGGATGAAGATATCACCACAGCACGCAACTACGAAGATCTTCCTGAAGCAGCACGTAATTACATTTCACGCATTGAAGAACTGTCCGGTGTGAAAGTGGCTATCGTTTCTGTCGGACCGGATCGTGCTCAGACTATAGTAAGATAA
- a CDS encoding transglycosylase SLT domain-containing protein: protein MPTRIRVAAVDIERVFPRLSPWGPGFDRELLNGFADYAGVQLAVTAYPTHEEAFSALLKGKADLMLATGYNPQEIPPSIPIAAGPIYEQNPAIMLHNIRRFELRTPFELCGQDIFVPHHSNLLQTFRNLQEQLDCSPNLLTSSNSSHLDSLLKYNDDKNIRFHLVEAGAFKPIQPFLHRLRVTDQFGDDLEYRWYLRNDIYGLNQQVEDYWNQVTTNGTVADKREKYFGFIPEETDFYDLYSLRKNIREKLPRYSKYIKGAAEKYDIDPILLTAVMYQESQFNPLARSKTGVRGLMQLTNDTAELLNLSSRLDPKQAIYGGAHYLKFLWNRLKNRDVTGWNRWFFTLAAYNQGLGHVYDAINVAKYTNKNPETWRSLKQVFPLLTRTKYHSNTKHGYTRGYEAVDYVDSIRYYYYIMNGLAILPGLEANYLVPLVNGTVSN from the coding sequence TTGCCGACTCGAATCAGAGTTGCAGCAGTCGATATAGAAAGAGTTTTTCCAAGACTTTCACCGTGGGGCCCCGGTTTTGACCGTGAGCTTCTTAATGGGTTTGCTGACTACGCAGGAGTACAGCTTGCAGTAACAGCCTACCCGACGCATGAAGAAGCCTTTTCAGCTCTGCTTAAAGGCAAAGCTGACCTTATGCTGGCCACAGGTTACAACCCGCAAGAGATCCCCCCCTCAATTCCAATTGCTGCAGGACCGATCTATGAACAAAATCCAGCTATAATGCTGCATAATATCCGTAGATTTGAGCTTAGAACACCCTTTGAACTGTGCGGACAGGATATATTTGTCCCGCACCATTCAAACCTTCTTCAGACTTTCAGGAACCTTCAGGAACAGCTTGACTGCAGTCCCAATTTACTGACGAGCAGCAATTCCAGTCATCTCGACTCGCTGCTTAAATACAACGATGACAAAAATATCCGGTTTCATCTGGTGGAAGCAGGAGCTTTCAAGCCCATACAACCTTTTCTCCATAGATTACGTGTGACAGATCAATTTGGAGATGATCTTGAGTACCGCTGGTATCTACGTAATGATATTTACGGTTTAAACCAGCAGGTCGAAGATTACTGGAATCAGGTAACAACCAATGGAACTGTTGCCGATAAACGGGAAAAATATTTCGGTTTCATTCCAGAAGAAACTGATTTTTATGATCTTTACAGCCTGCGCAAAAATATTCGCGAAAAACTTCCGCGTTACAGTAAATATATTAAAGGTGCAGCAGAAAAATACGATATAGATCCTATACTCCTGACTGCGGTAATGTATCAGGAATCTCAGTTCAACCCGCTTGCACGCAGCAAGACAGGTGTGCGCGGCCTGATGCAGCTGACAAATGACACAGCAGAACTTCTGAACCTGAGCAGTAGACTTGACCCCAAACAGGCTATTTACGGAGGAGCACACTATTTAAAATTTTTATGGAACAGGCTGAAAAATAGAGATGTTACAGGCTGGAATCGCTGGTTTTTCACACTGGCGGCATATAATCAAGGACTCGGACATGTTTATGATGCTATTAATGTAGCTAAATACACCAATAAAAATCCGGAAACATGGCGTTCTCTTAAACAGGTTTTTCCGCTTCTGACCCGCACTAAATATCATTCAAATACAAAACACGGCTACACACGTGGGTATGAAGCCGTGGATTATGTCGACAGTATCCGGTACTATTACTATATTATGAATGGACTAGCCATCCTCCCGGGGCTTGAGGCGAATTACCTTGTTCCGCTTGTCAACGGAACTGTTTCCAATTGA
- a CDS encoding IMP cyclohydrolase, which produces MSDLKQMYKTLQQDPFPADMTVTLGDQKLTFKKRTWEIDGETKGLRYGENPDQPAALYELVSGGLEYDGIKFRGEGQGLVSALTEENMIQAGKHPGKTNLTDVDNALNILQYLTAKPAAVILKHNNPCGAAWSEKGVGAALLNAFQADRIAAFGGAIVVNRPLTMEAAEVIDSAYFEVVAAPAFEEGTLEVLKKRKNLRILQIPGINNLEKLLGQPFLDVKSLMDGGMVIQFSFRNRILDSEDFIPATAEKDGSSYSSRTPTKQEADDLLFAWAVEAGVTSNSVIFAKDGVTTAIGTGEQDRVGCVELAVTKARTKYADGLCFEKFNMSLFELKLKALKDEQAAKDLAEIEKAAVDAQAGLKGSVLVSDGFFPFRDGVDLCMAQGITAIAQPGGSIRDHEIIQATNEATPQVAMVFTGQRSFKH; this is translated from the coding sequence ATGAGCGATCTTAAACAAATGTACAAAACCCTGCAGCAGGACCCCTTTCCTGCTGACATGACTGTTACCCTCGGCGACCAGAAACTCACCTTTAAAAAAAGAACCTGGGAGATCGACGGAGAAACCAAAGGACTGCGTTATGGTGAAAACCCAGATCAGCCCGCAGCTCTCTATGAACTGGTTTCCGGCGGTCTTGAATATGATGGAATAAAATTTCGCGGCGAAGGACAGGGACTTGTCTCTGCGCTGACTGAAGAAAACATGATTCAGGCCGGTAAACATCCCGGCAAGACGAACCTTACCGATGTAGATAATGCACTCAACATACTCCAGTACCTGACCGCCAAACCGGCAGCTGTTATTCTCAAACATAACAACCCCTGCGGTGCAGCATGGTCTGAAAAAGGCGTTGGAGCTGCTCTTCTGAATGCTTTTCAGGCTGACCGTATTGCAGCATTCGGTGGAGCAATCGTTGTTAACCGTCCCCTGACCATGGAAGCTGCTGAAGTCATTGACAGCGCATACTTTGAAGTTGTTGCCGCCCCTGCATTCGAAGAAGGAACTCTGGAAGTCCTCAAGAAACGCAAAAATCTGCGTATTCTCCAGATTCCCGGTATCAACAATCTGGAAAAACTCCTAGGGCAGCCTTTCCTTGATGTTAAGTCCCTCATGGACGGCGGCATGGTTATCCAGTTCTCTTTCCGTAACCGCATCCTCGATTCCGAAGATTTCATTCCTGCAACAGCAGAAAAAGACGGTTCCAGCTACTCTTCACGTACCCCGACCAAACAGGAAGCAGACGATCTGCTTTTCGCATGGGCTGTTGAAGCAGGTGTTACCTCCAACTCCGTCATCTTTGCTAAAGACGGCGTTACCACAGCCATCGGCACTGGCGAACAGGACCGTGTAGGATGTGTTGAACTTGCCGTAACCAAGGCCCGCACCAAATATGCTGACGGCCTTTGCTTTGAAAAATTCAATATGTCTCTCTTCGAGCTTAAGCTCAAAGCACTCAAAGATGAGCAGGCTGCTAAAGATCTCGCTGAAATCGAAAAAGCAGCTGTTGATGCGCAAGCAGGTCTCAAAGGATCTGTACTGGTATCAGACGGTTTCTTCCCGTTCCGTGACGGGGTTGACCTGTGCATGGCTCAGGGAATTACTGCCATAGCCCAGCCTGGCGGCTCTATCCGTGACCATGAAATCATTCAGGCCACCAACGAAGCCACGCCGCAGGTAGCCATGGTATTTACCGGTCAGCGTTCGTTCAAACATTAA
- a CDS encoding ribonuclease catalytic domain-containing protein — MSLFTEGRYVASGNIVEFMHGNQPQLAFVMEEQAGKLKLYTINKREMKMPATRVLPWIGPQYSSSASRQQMLDYMTFHQEKRGEHQAGLDIMEIWELAEGELEKAPLEWFADLLWENPDPDQISALGRAMIAAKSHFKFQPPEFVIYTQDKVDERLRLEAEEKAREEIMTAGQELFKKIWAAREAGSKIRPDQIPNMSEEIENGLKSFLMDRISGLNEDKSNKMWSALRKGLPDHNHLPLLLAQGWGIVHPHYNFLLDEADYVFNDSWTEKHQAEIDKQISAVETKAGDTCPLPMRSVDAATTKDIDDAFNLVKHDDGTYTLTIALARPCMDWEFGSDLDQAVMNRGTSLYLPEGTSHMLPESLGIGALSLFAGEVRPAMITTFELDQNGNVDSISPRTGWVKLADNSTYIAVEQMIENGSDDEMALAFELSEKLLKLRIKNGAVVIRRPEPELDLEGWPEQPKVIMSQKEDTTRADQIISEFMILANSGLGKFAGEHGFPLLYRTQDIVLPSDLSGIVTEPHEIFMRVRQMIPPQMDILPKKHATLAVSGYSPITSPLRRYADFINMAQLCHYLMEGQPKWDGEELTAMAAALQIRLQSVLKIQRYRPRYWKLLYLLQNKKQWQHAVVVDDTGPLATLAMPDIQINVRVPRPMLGDKLYPGQMFQIRFNKIDPLTNELRVVEAMEE; from the coding sequence ATGTCCCTATTCACGGAAGGACGCTATGTTGCGTCCGGAAATATTGTAGAGTTCATGCACGGCAACCAGCCGCAGCTTGCATTTGTAATGGAAGAACAGGCTGGCAAACTTAAACTCTACACAATTAATAAACGTGAAATGAAAATGCCTGCAACGCGGGTGCTTCCATGGATCGGCCCCCAGTATTCCTCTTCAGCTTCGAGACAGCAAATGCTTGATTACATGACTTTCCATCAGGAAAAACGTGGTGAGCATCAAGCAGGACTTGATATAATGGAAATCTGGGAACTTGCAGAAGGTGAGCTGGAAAAAGCTCCTCTTGAATGGTTTGCCGACCTTCTATGGGAAAATCCTGATCCAGATCAGATATCCGCACTGGGCAGGGCCATGATTGCCGCCAAGAGTCATTTTAAATTTCAGCCCCCAGAATTCGTAATCTACACGCAAGACAAGGTCGATGAGCGCTTACGCTTAGAAGCCGAAGAAAAAGCACGCGAAGAGATTATGACAGCCGGGCAGGAACTTTTCAAAAAGATATGGGCTGCCCGTGAAGCAGGCAGTAAAATCAGACCGGATCAGATTCCGAATATGTCCGAAGAAATCGAGAACGGTTTAAAATCTTTTCTCATGGACCGTATTTCCGGCCTGAACGAAGATAAATCAAATAAAATGTGGTCTGCCCTGCGCAAGGGACTTCCTGACCACAACCATCTCCCTCTTCTGCTTGCGCAAGGATGGGGAATTGTTCATCCGCATTATAATTTTCTACTTGATGAAGCAGATTATGTATTCAATGACAGCTGGACTGAAAAACATCAGGCCGAGATCGACAAACAGATAAGTGCAGTTGAAACCAAGGCCGGAGATACATGTCCACTGCCTATGCGCAGCGTGGACGCAGCTACGACCAAAGACATTGATGATGCATTTAATCTGGTTAAACACGATGACGGGACCTACACTCTGACTATTGCCCTTGCACGTCCATGCATGGACTGGGAATTCGGAAGTGATCTTGATCAGGCGGTCATGAATCGCGGGACCAGTTTATATCTGCCCGAAGGAACCAGCCACATGTTACCGGAATCGCTCGGGATAGGAGCATTAAGTCTTTTTGCGGGTGAAGTCCGTCCTGCCATGATCACAACTTTCGAGCTGGATCAAAATGGTAATGTCGACTCAATTTCGCCCAGAACAGGCTGGGTAAAACTTGCTGACAACTCAACATATATTGCTGTTGAGCAGATGATTGAGAACGGAAGCGATGATGAAATGGCTCTGGCTTTTGAACTGTCTGAAAAACTTCTGAAGCTCCGCATTAAAAACGGTGCAGTAGTAATACGCAGACCGGAACCGGAGCTTGATCTTGAAGGATGGCCTGAACAGCCTAAAGTCATAATGTCTCAGAAAGAGGACACAACCCGCGCTGACCAGATCATCAGTGAATTTATGATTCTTGCGAACTCAGGTCTGGGAAAATTTGCCGGAGAGCACGGATTTCCATTGCTTTACCGCACGCAGGATATAGTACTTCCTTCCGATCTCAGCGGCATTGTGACCGAACCTCATGAAATTTTCATGAGAGTGCGTCAGATGATTCCGCCTCAGATGGATATTCTACCGAAAAAACATGCCACACTGGCTGTCAGTGGATATAGTCCGATTACTTCACCACTTCGCCGTTACGCTGATTTTATTAATATGGCGCAACTCTGCCATTACCTTATGGAAGGTCAGCCCAAATGGGATGGCGAAGAATTGACGGCAATGGCAGCAGCCCTGCAGATCCGCCTGCAGTCTGTCCTCAAAATCCAGAGGTATCGCCCCCGATACTGGAAACTTCTCTATCTGCTCCAGAATAAGAAGCAATGGCAGCATGCAGTGGTCGTTGATGATACAGGACCGCTGGCAACTCTTGCCATGCCTGATATCCAGATCAACGTGAGGGTACCGCGCCCCATGCTCGGTGATAAACTTTATCCGGGCCAGATGTTTCAGATCAGATTCAATAAAATCGATCCGCTTACAAATGAATTGCGGGTTGTTGAAGCCATGGAAGAATAA
- the plsY gene encoding glycerol-3-phosphate 1-O-acyltransferase PlsY: MLWIFWLVFAYFMGSIPYGLFIGKICCSIDVRHEGSKSTGATNVARLCGFKYGVAALILDLGKGFVPVIMASQYSHNWAFISLVGAAAVLGHVFSMFLDMKGGKAVATTIGVFLAVAPAAVIWSVIALIAVIILSGFVSMGSLTFAILLPVFTLITGSIGMVPLACCMTLLLFWTHRANIQRLAKGEEISWKKK, translated from the coding sequence ATGCTCTGGATATTCTGGCTGGTTTTCGCATATTTTATGGGATCTATTCCCTACGGACTTTTCATTGGTAAAATCTGTTGCAGCATTGATGTCCGCCATGAAGGCAGCAAAAGTACAGGCGCCACAAACGTGGCCCGTCTTTGTGGATTTAAATATGGCGTGGCAGCTCTGATCCTTGACCTTGGAAAAGGATTCGTTCCAGTGATTATGGCTTCGCAGTACAGTCACAACTGGGCTTTCATTTCTCTGGTAGGAGCCGCAGCAGTACTGGGACACGTATTTTCCATGTTTCTTGATATGAAAGGCGGAAAAGCTGTTGCTACAACCATAGGTGTATTTCTTGCCGTTGCACCTGCGGCGGTCATCTGGTCTGTAATTGCACTCATTGCCGTAATTATCCTGTCAGGATTCGTTTCAATGGGCTCACTTACTTTCGCAATACTTTTACCTGTCTTCACGTTGATTACCGGCTCCATCGGCATGGTTCCACTTGCGTGCTGTATGACTCTGCTTTTATTCTGGACCCACCGCGCCAATATTCAGCGTCTTGCAAAAGGTGAAGAGATCTCCTGGAAGAAGAAATAA
- a CDS encoding response regulator, producing the protein MVDADRNVENDELLFADELSDDELNSKANTKKWKILIVDDEVDVHSTTRLVLDDFEFEGSQLKFLSAYTAEQALDIMKENSDIAVILLDVVMETNHAGLELVKIIREELKNRMVRIILRTGQPGQAPERKVILEYDINDYKHKAELTSQRLFTSVLSALRSYRDILIIEQNRLGLKHIIDASRNLFQQKSITRLAQGVLTQVISLMGLRDSVYMEGNGVAISSSDDNMNIIASTGKYAVCQASVDECIEISDETRERFSEICKIGHGCFMGNDYIGYLPTRLKGSHLLYVEGERRGSFSEQDEDLLRIFSDNVGVAFDNIYLNQEILDTQKEIVRMLGEVVEFRSKETAFHVIRVSEIARILGIAVGLDQHDVDELYYASPMHDVGKIGIPDSILLKPGKLNEDEMRVMKTHTEIGYNILRASNRKLLKKAATIAHEHHEYWDGSGYPQGLKGDEINIAGRIICITDVFDALCSKRVYKDAWNVDIALEYLTKHRETMFDPDLVDLFFENLDKIMEIRKKYQD; encoded by the coding sequence ATGGTTGATGCAGACAGAAATGTAGAGAATGACGAGCTTCTTTTTGCTGATGAATTAAGTGATGATGAACTGAATTCTAAAGCTAATACTAAGAAGTGGAAAATTCTGATTGTTGATGATGAAGTTGATGTACACAGTACCACTCGTCTTGTTCTGGATGATTTTGAATTTGAAGGCTCACAACTGAAGTTTCTCAGCGCTTACACCGCTGAGCAGGCTTTGGATATAATGAAAGAAAACAGTGATATAGCTGTTATACTTCTTGATGTGGTTATGGAGACAAATCATGCAGGTCTTGAGCTTGTTAAAATAATCAGAGAAGAGCTTAAAAACAGGATGGTCAGGATAATTTTACGGACAGGACAGCCGGGACAGGCTCCTGAACGTAAAGTTATCCTTGAATATGATATTAATGATTATAAGCATAAGGCAGAGCTTACCTCTCAGCGTCTTTTTACTTCTGTTCTTTCTGCACTGCGTTCATACCGGGATATACTTATTATTGAGCAGAACCGTTTGGGTCTTAAACATATTATAGATGCTTCACGAAATCTTTTTCAGCAGAAATCAATTACCCGTTTGGCACAGGGGGTGTTGACTCAGGTTATTTCGCTTATGGGATTGCGTGATTCTGTTTATATGGAAGGTAATGGCGTTGCCATATCCAGTTCCGATGATAATATGAATATTATTGCATCTACCGGAAAATATGCAGTATGTCAGGCCTCTGTCGATGAATGCATCGAAATATCAGATGAAACCAGAGAAAGATTTAGTGAGATATGCAAGATCGGGCATGGATGTTTTATGGGCAACGATTATATCGGCTATCTGCCTACCCGTTTGAAAGGCTCTCATCTTCTTTATGTAGAAGGAGAGAGAAGGGGGAGTTTCAGCGAACAGGACGAAGATCTTCTGCGTATTTTTTCCGATAACGTGGGCGTTGCTTTTGACAATATTTATCTTAATCAGGAAATTCTTGATACGCAGAAAGAAATCGTGCGTATGCTTGGTGAAGTTGTTGAGTTCCGGTCTAAAGAAACCGCCTTTCATGTTATCAGAGTTTCAGAGATAGCTCGTATTTTAGGTATTGCAGTAGGATTGGATCAACATGACGTTGATGAACTTTATTATGCATCCCCAATGCATGATGTTGGTAAAATAGGTATTCCAGATTCTATTTTACTAAAGCCCGGAAAGCTTAATGAAGATGAAATGAGGGTTATGAAAACCCATACTGAAATAGGGTACAATATTTTGCGTGCAAGCAACCGTAAATTATTAAAAAAAGCTGCGACTATTGCCCACGAGCACCATGAGTACTGGGATGGTTCAGGATATCCACAGGGCCTTAAAGGTGATGAAATAAATATTGCCGGCCGTATTATATGTATTACTGATGTCTTTGATGCCCTTTGCAGTAAAAGGGTATATAAAGATGCATGGAATGTGGATATTGCTCTTGAATATCTTACAAAGCACCGTGAAACCATGTTTGATCCTGATCTGGTTGATCTGTTTTTTGAAAATCTGGACAAAATTATGGAAATCAGGAAAAAATATCAGGATTAA